One Sphingomonas sp. FARSPH DNA segment encodes these proteins:
- a CDS encoding L-serine ammonia-lyase translates to MQADVTLNTLDRGAARPISVAELFTIGIGPSSSHTVGPMRAASDFAQRALAQDAAPVGVTCDLYGSLALTGRGHATDTAVILGLAGWEPERLDPDAVPAILAGIRDEGRLALAGKRRVPFSEAADIVFHPRDFLPEHPNGLTFTARLADGTGYAETYFSIGGGAILRKGAPVAAHNVAVRHPFSSGSELLARGDVTGLSIADMVRANEDAWRSPDEADGFLDAVRDAMMACIDRGIAQSGELPGGLRVRRRAQAIERGLTGCVPGSNPAEVFEWVSLWALAVNEENAAGGRVVTAPTNGAAGVLPAVLRYYETLVAKDLAFAERREGARRFLYTAAAIGMLYKKRASISAAEMGCQGEVGVACSMAAGALAAVLGGSNRQVENAAEIGMEHNLGLTCDPIGGLVQIPCIERNTMGAVKAINAAYLALRGDGSHVVSLDAVIETMRQTGEDMRTKYKETSLGGLAVNVVEC, encoded by the coding sequence ATGCAGGCCGACGTCACCTTGAACACCCTGGATCGCGGCGCCGCGCGCCCGATCAGCGTCGCGGAACTGTTCACCATCGGCATCGGCCCGTCGAGCTCGCACACCGTCGGGCCGATGCGCGCCGCCAGCGATTTCGCGCAGCGCGCGCTGGCGCAGGACGCAGCGCCGGTCGGCGTCACTTGCGACCTTTACGGCAGCCTGGCGCTGACCGGGCGCGGCCACGCCACCGACACCGCGGTGATCCTGGGCCTTGCCGGCTGGGAGCCGGAGCGGCTCGATCCCGATGCCGTCCCCGCGATCCTGGCGGGCATCCGCGACGAGGGGCGGCTGGCGCTGGCCGGCAAGCGGCGCGTGCCTTTTTCGGAAGCCGCCGACATCGTCTTTCACCCGCGTGATTTCCTGCCCGAACATCCCAACGGCCTGACCTTCACCGCGCGGCTGGCGGACGGCACGGGCTATGCCGAAACCTATTTCTCGATCGGCGGCGGCGCGATCCTGCGCAAGGGCGCGCCCGTCGCGGCCCACAATGTCGCGGTGCGTCACCCGTTTTCTTCGGGCAGCGAACTGCTCGCGCGCGGCGATGTGACCGGCCTGTCGATCGCCGACATGGTCCGCGCCAACGAGGATGCGTGGCGCAGCCCGGACGAGGCGGACGGCTTCCTCGACGCGGTGCGCGATGCGATGATGGCGTGCATCGACCGCGGCATCGCGCAGAGCGGCGAGTTGCCCGGGGGCCTGCGCGTCCGGCGGCGGGCGCAGGCGATCGAGCGCGGGCTGACCGGCTGCGTCCCCGGCAGCAACCCGGCGGAGGTGTTCGAATGGGTCAGCCTGTGGGCGCTCGCCGTCAATGAAGAGAATGCGGCGGGTGGCCGCGTCGTCACCGCGCCCACCAATGGCGCGGCCGGGGTACTGCCCGCGGTGCTGCGCTATTACGAGACCTTGGTCGCGAAGGACCTGGCGTTCGCGGAGCGCCGCGAGGGCGCGCGCCGCTTTCTCTACACCGCCGCGGCGATCGGCATGCTGTACAAGAAGCGCGCGTCGATCTCGGCGGCGGAGATGGGCTGCCAGGGCGAGGTGGGCGTCGCCTGCTCGATGGCGGCGGGTGCGCTCGCCGCGGTGCTCGGCGGCAGCAACCGGCAGGTCGAGAATGCGGCGGAGATCGGCATGGAGCACAACCTGGGTCTTACCTGCGATCCGATCGGCGGTCTGGTGCAGATTCCGTGTATCGAACGCAACACGATGGGGGCGGTGAAGGCGATCAACGCGGCCTATCTGGCGCTGCGCGGCGACGGCAGCCACGTCGTCAGCCTCGACGCGGTGATCGAAACGATGCGCCAGACCGGCGAGGACATGCGCACGAAATACAAGGAGACGAGCCTGGGCGGCCTCGCGGTCAATGTGGTGGAATGCTGA
- the rpoC gene encoding DNA-directed RNA polymerase subunit beta': MNELTNFANPVAKPETFDQIQIGIASPDKIRSWSFGEIKKPETINYRTFKPERDGLFCARIFGPIKDYECLCGKYKRMKYKGIVCEKCGVEVTVSKVRRERMGHIELAAPVAHIWFLKSLPSRIGLLLDMQLKQLERVLYFEAYIVIEPGLTPLEKFQLLTEDELLEAQDEYGEDAFSAGIGAEAVRIMLESLDLEGEKVALLEELATTKSELKPKKIIKRLKVVESFLESGNRPEWMILEVIPVIPPELRPLVPLDGGRFATSDLNDLYRRVINRNNRLKRLMELRAPDIIVRNEKRMLQEAVDALFDNGRRGRTITGANKRPLKSLSDMLKGKQGRFRQNLLGKRVDYSGRSVIVTGPELKLHQCGLPKKMALELFKPFIYARLDAKGLSMTLKQAKKWVEKERKEVWDILDEVIREHPVMLNRAPTLHRLGIQAFEPVLIEGKAIQLHPLVCSAFNADFDGDQMAVHVPLSLEAQLEARVLMMSTNNILSPANGKPIIVPSQDMVLGLYYLSMMKEGEPGEGMLISDMAEVHQALNAGSVTLHTKIVSRVPQTDEQGNQYLKRVETTPGRMLLGETLPKSHKVPFEIVNRLLTKKDVGDVIDEVYRHTGQKETVLFADAIMSLGFRHAFKAGISFGKDDMIIPNEKDALVEETRTLVKDYEQQYQDGLITQQEKYNKVIDAWSRCGDQVANAMMNEIKAVKRYEDGENAGREKPINSIYMMAHSGARGSQAQIKQLAGMRGLMAKPSGEIIETPIISNFKEGLTVLEYFNSTHGARKGLADTALKTANSGYLTRRLVDVSQDCVVIEEDCGTERALEMKAIVQGGSTIASLGERILGRTTAEDVVDPKTNAVVIPTGTLLDEPMVAKIEAMGIQGMKIRSPLVCESKVGVCGKCYGRDLARGTPVNIGEAVGVIAAQSIGEPGTQLTMRTFHIGGAAQLNEQSNLEAPVDGTIQFRDLRLIVDQRGRRVVLSRSGEIAIVDMDGRELAVHRIPYGAYVMFDDGHMVSKGDRMAEWDPFTMPVITENPGTVRFQDLLEGKTLTEQTDEATGIAQRVVTEYRTSSKSKEDLRPRLTLLDETSGESGRYMLAAGATLSVEDGAQVQAGDVLARVSREAAKTRDITGGLPRVAELFEARKPKENAIIAKVSGRVVFGKDYKAKRKIGIQPEDGGEVVEYLVPKSKVIDVQEGDYVKRGDNLIGGSPDPHDILEVLGIEPLAEYLVSEIQEVYRLQGVKINDKHIEVIVRQMLQKVEIIESGDTTLLVGEQVDREEMDAINAKLGPNEARAQGKPILLGITKASLQTRSFISAASFQETTRVLTEAAVQGKQDTLMGLKENVIVGRLIPAGTGAGMNRLRVAATSRDAALRAQQRALQAAIVAPMSAAELRAAEDKRSPRDAGGAGPDPLAEVVASGDGSDEAAGEYLND, translated from the coding sequence ATGAACGAACTGACCAATTTCGCCAATCCGGTCGCCAAGCCCGAGACGTTCGACCAGATCCAGATCGGCATCGCATCGCCCGACAAGATCCGTTCGTGGTCGTTCGGCGAGATCAAGAAGCCCGAGACGATCAACTACCGTACGTTCAAGCCGGAACGTGACGGCCTGTTCTGCGCGCGCATCTTCGGTCCGATCAAGGATTACGAATGCTTGTGCGGCAAGTACAAGCGCATGAAGTACAAGGGCATCGTCTGCGAAAAGTGCGGTGTCGAAGTCACGGTGTCGAAGGTGCGCCGCGAGCGGATGGGCCATATCGAGCTCGCCGCGCCGGTCGCGCACATCTGGTTCCTGAAGTCGCTGCCGTCGCGCATCGGCCTGCTGCTCGACATGCAGCTGAAGCAGCTCGAGCGCGTGCTGTACTTTGAGGCGTATATCGTCATCGAGCCGGGCCTGACCCCGCTCGAGAAGTTCCAGCTGCTCACCGAAGACGAGCTGCTCGAGGCGCAGGATGAATATGGCGAGGACGCCTTCTCCGCCGGCATCGGCGCGGAAGCGGTGCGCATCATGCTCGAGAGCCTCGACCTCGAAGGCGAGAAGGTCGCGCTGCTCGAAGAGCTGGCGACGACCAAGTCGGAGCTGAAGCCCAAGAAGATCATCAAACGGCTGAAGGTCGTCGAGAGCTTCCTGGAGTCGGGTAACCGCCCGGAATGGATGATCCTCGAGGTCATCCCGGTGATCCCGCCCGAGCTGCGCCCGCTGGTGCCGCTTGACGGCGGTCGTTTCGCGACGTCGGACCTCAACGACCTGTACCGCCGCGTGATCAACCGCAACAACCGCCTGAAGCGGCTGATGGAACTGCGCGCGCCCGACATCATCGTCCGCAACGAAAAGCGCATGCTGCAGGAGGCGGTCGACGCCTTGTTCGACAACGGCCGCCGCGGTCGTACGATCACGGGCGCCAACAAGCGTCCGCTCAAGTCGCTGTCCGACATGCTGAAGGGCAAGCAGGGCCGCTTCCGCCAGAACCTGCTCGGCAAGCGCGTCGACTATTCGGGCCGTTCGGTCATCGTCACCGGTCCGGAGCTCAAGCTGCACCAGTGCGGCCTGCCGAAGAAGATGGCGCTCGAGCTGTTCAAGCCGTTCATCTACGCACGCCTCGACGCCAAGGGTCTGTCGATGACCCTGAAGCAGGCGAAGAAGTGGGTCGAGAAGGAGCGCAAGGAAGTCTGGGACATCCTGGACGAGGTGATCCGCGAGCATCCCGTGATGCTGAACCGCGCGCCGACGCTCCACCGTCTGGGCATCCAGGCGTTCGAGCCGGTGTTGATCGAGGGCAAGGCGATCCAGCTGCACCCGCTGGTCTGCTCCGCGTTCAACGCCGACTTCGACGGTGACCAGATGGCCGTGCACGTCCCGCTGAGCCTCGAGGCGCAGCTGGAAGCGCGCGTCCTGATGATGTCGACCAACAACATCCTGTCGCCCGCCAACGGCAAGCCGATCATCGTGCCGTCGCAGGACATGGTGCTGGGCCTCTATTACCTGTCGATGATGAAGGAAGGCGAGCCCGGCGAGGGGATGCTGATCTCCGACATGGCGGAGGTGCACCAGGCGCTCAACGCCGGGTCGGTGACGCTGCATACCAAGATCGTCAGCCGCGTGCCGCAAACCGACGAACAGGGTAACCAGTATCTGAAGCGCGTCGAGACGACGCCGGGCCGCATGCTGCTCGGCGAGACGCTGCCCAAGAGCCACAAGGTGCCGTTCGAGATCGTCAACCGCCTCCTCACGAAGAAGGACGTGGGCGACGTGATCGACGAGGTCTATCGTCACACCGGCCAGAAGGAGACGGTGCTGTTCGCCGACGCGATCATGAGCCTCGGCTTCCGGCACGCGTTCAAGGCGGGCATCTCGTTCGGCAAGGACGACATGATCATCCCGAACGAGAAGGACGCGCTGGTCGAAGAGACCCGCACGCTCGTGAAGGATTACGAGCAGCAGTATCAGGACGGCCTGATCACGCAGCAGGAGAAGTACAACAAGGTGATCGACGCCTGGAGCCGTTGCGGTGACCAGGTCGCGAACGCCATGATGAACGAGATCAAGGCGGTGAAGCGCTACGAGGACGGCGAGAATGCCGGCCGCGAGAAGCCGATCAACTCGATCTACATGATGGCGCACTCGGGTGCCCGCGGCTCGCAGGCGCAGATCAAGCAGCTCGCCGGTATGCGCGGCCTCATGGCCAAGCCGTCGGGCGAGATCATCGAGACGCCGATCATCTCGAACTTCAAGGAAGGTCTGACCGTCCTTGAATACTTCAACTCGACGCACGGCGCCCGCAAGGGTCTGGCGGACACGGCGCTCAAGACGGCGAACTCGGGCTATCTGACCCGCCGTCTGGTCGACGTCAGCCAGGATTGCGTCGTGATCGAGGAGGATTGCGGCACCGAACGCGCGCTGGAAATGAAGGCGATCGTTCAGGGCGGCAGCACCATCGCCTCGCTCGGCGAGCGTATCCTGGGCCGCACCACGGCCGAGGACGTCGTCGATCCGAAGACCAACGCGGTCGTCATCCCGACGGGTACGTTGCTCGACGAGCCGATGGTGGCGAAGATCGAGGCCATGGGCATCCAGGGCATGAAGATCCGCAGCCCGCTGGTCTGCGAATCGAAGGTCGGCGTGTGCGGCAAGTGCTACGGGCGTGACCTTGCCCGCGGTACGCCGGTCAACATCGGCGAAGCGGTGGGCGTCATCGCTGCGCAGTCGATCGGCGAGCCGGGTACGCAGCTGACGATGCGCACCTTCCACATCGGCGGTGCGGCGCAGCTCAACGAGCAGTCGAACCTGGAAGCGCCGGTCGACGGCACGATCCAGTTCCGCGACCTGCGCCTGATCGTCGACCAGCGTGGTCGCCGCGTGGTGCTGTCGCGCTCGGGCGAGATCGCGATCGTCGACATGGACGGCCGCGAGCTGGCGGTGCACCGTATCCCCTATGGCGCGTACGTGATGTTCGACGACGGCCATATGGTGTCGAAGGGCGACCGGATGGCGGAATGGGATCCGTTCACCATGCCGGTGATCACGGAGAACCCGGGTACCGTTCGCTTCCAGGACCTGCTGGAGGGCAAGACGCTCACCGAGCAGACCGACGAGGCGACCGGTATCGCGCAGCGCGTCGTGACCGAATATCGCACCTCGTCCAAGTCGAAGGAGGATCTGCGTCCGCGCCTGACCCTGCTCGACGAGACGAGCGGCGAGAGCGGTCGCTACATGCTCGCCGCCGGCGCGACGCTGTCGGTCGAGGACGGTGCGCAGGTGCAGGCGGGTGACGTGCTCGCCCGCGTCAGCCGCGAAGCCGCCAAGACGCGCGACATCACCGGTGGTCTGCCGCGCGTCGCCGAGCTGTTCGAAGCGCGCAAGCCGAAGGAGAATGCGATCATCGCAAAGGTCTCCGGCCGCGTCGTGTTCGGCAAGGATTACAAGGCGAAGCGCAAGATCGGCATCCAGCCCGAGGATGGCGGCGAGGTCGTCGAGTATCTGGTGCCCAAGTCGAAGGTGATCGACGTTCAGGAAGGCGACTACGTCAAGCGTGGCGACAATCTGATCGGCGGCAGCCCCGACCCGCACGACATCCTCGAAGTGCTCGGCATCGAGCCGCTGGCGGAATATCTCGTCTCGGAAATCCAGGAAGTCTATCGACTTCAGGGCGTGAAGATCAACGACAAGCACATCGAGGTGATCGTTCGCCAGATGCTGCAGAAGGTCGAGATCATCGAGTCGGGCGACACCACCCTCCTCGTCGGCGAGCAGGTCGATCGCGAAGAGATGGACGCGATCAACGCCAAGCTCGGGCCGAACGAGGCGCGTGCGCAGGGCAAGCCGATCCTGCTCGGCATCACCAAGGCGAGCTTGCAGACCCGCAGCTTCATCTCGGCGGCGTCGTTCCAGGAGACCACCCGCGTCCTCACCGAGGCCGCGGTCCAGGGCAAGCAGGACACGCTGATGGGCCTGAAGGAGAACGTGATCGTCGGCCGTCTGATCCCGGCGGGCACGGGCGCGGGCATGAACCGCCTGCGCGTGGCGGCCACCAGCCGCGACGCCGCGCTCCGGGCGCAGCAGCGCGCGCTGCAGGCGGCGATCGTCGCGCCGATGTCGGCCGCCGAACTGCGCGCCGCCGAGGACAAGCGTTCGCCACGTGATGCGGGCGGCGCGGGTCCCGACCCGCTCGCCGAGGTCGTCGCCTCGGGCGACGGCAGCGACGAGGCCGCGGGCGAGTATCTGAACGACTGA
- a CDS encoding GGDEF domain-containing protein: MTPALPAQPRLRSRLSAWLSPAYPSEMALAPPPAARTDTAGSAEAALYAEIGEFLFTHHLPLGADTFGVVLDYLRGDDPALVAAIRDRLRGAGRLDAAFVRWLAESRSGAVRPAMVAQMADGLSMQLARCLQLLGQSCTSAQDYGSALDLEAQRMTGSDEDTIGRLIELTVQAVATSRQMAEQLDETRRETSQLRDNLDRARRVAEQDHLTGLINRRGFDARLRARAEAEAAHDPPWCVALCDIDNFKAINDRHGHDAGDRVLKLVARALKTDLGKAAVVGRHGGEEFACLFPDSSAEAAFANLDAVRESIAARSLVNRDTGEQIGALTISIGLAEVRGDPIQAMRDADTALYHAKRTGKNRVVTTTLAMG; this comes from the coding sequence ATGACGCCGGCCCTGCCCGCCCAGCCTCGCCTGCGTTCGCGCCTGTCCGCGTGGCTGTCGCCTGCCTATCCCAGTGAAATGGCGCTCGCCCCGCCGCCGGCTGCACGCACCGACACCGCAGGGTCGGCCGAGGCCGCGCTATATGCGGAGATCGGGGAATTCCTGTTCACGCATCACCTGCCGCTCGGTGCGGACACGTTCGGGGTCGTGCTCGACTATCTTCGCGGCGACGACCCTGCGCTCGTCGCGGCGATCCGCGACCGGTTGCGCGGCGCTGGGCGACTGGACGCCGCTTTCGTTCGCTGGCTGGCCGAAAGCCGCAGCGGCGCGGTCCGCCCGGCGATGGTCGCGCAGATGGCGGACGGGCTGTCGATGCAACTCGCCCGCTGCCTGCAACTGCTCGGCCAGTCGTGCACCTCGGCGCAGGATTACGGCAGCGCGCTCGACCTCGAGGCGCAGCGCATGACCGGATCGGACGAGGACACCATCGGCCGCCTGATCGAACTGACGGTGCAGGCGGTGGCGACGTCGCGCCAGATGGCGGAACAGCTCGACGAGACGCGGCGCGAGACGTCGCAGCTGCGCGACAACCTCGACCGCGCGCGCCGCGTCGCGGAGCAGGACCATCTGACCGGGCTGATAAACCGCCGCGGGTTCGACGCCCGCCTCCGTGCGCGCGCAGAAGCGGAGGCCGCACACGACCCGCCGTGGTGCGTCGCGTTGTGCGACATCGACAATTTCAAGGCGATCAACGATCGCCACGGACACGATGCGGGGGACCGCGTCTTGAAACTGGTCGCCCGTGCGCTGAAGACCGACTTGGGCAAGGCCGCGGTGGTCGGGCGCCATGGCGGCGAGGAGTTCGCCTGCCTGTTCCCCGACAGCAGCGCCGAGGCGGCGTTCGCGAATCTCGACGCAGTGCGCGAGTCGATTGCCGCGCGATCGCTCGTCAACCGCGATACCGGCGAGCAGATCGGCGCGCTGACCATCTCGATCGGTCTTGCCGAGGTTCGCGGCGATCCGATCCAGGCGATGCGCGATGCCGACACCGCGCTGTACCATGCCAAGCGGACGGGGAAGAACCGCGTGGTGACGACGACGCTGGCGATGGGGTGA
- a CDS encoding histidine kinase dimerization/phosphoacceptor domain -containing protein, which produces MATDPTDLRHDLTACDREPIHVPGAIQPHGLLLIAAADGAHEILGGAGAIEERLAVDWLGRPAADVLGCAIAPLIQALLPGGPDGAMVPFVAGMGETFVPTLHRAGRHLLIELEPVATAAATATSMLTWLDAMAGGFERAADLSALYDRAARAFRTLTGFDRVMIYRFLDDDAGCVVAEDREPSLHSFLNHHFPASDIPRQARALYVRNRTRSIPDAAHIPQPIRPAALAGIDLSDVSLRSVSPIHVDYLHNMGVQASASISIVKDGLLWGLVACHHMTPRLLPPDVRSAAATLASGLARQIRAKQEAAAYRERLSLRATEDSVVPKLQNDVPLTEIVGVVKGDLRAMLGADGFAMVTRTTIETDGLCPPPAVLAMLARWAQARGGEPVATHELDTMLPAMAEHRALASGVIAVPLGDEDATLLWLRAERITEVEWAGNPHKAVALAPGERLTPRASFETWSETVRGRSRRWSLEEIEAAHRLRRRFQEARTSQQLRTLNRDLNRILVEKDALIAQKDVLMKEVNHRVQNSLQLVASFLRLQAKTAGDGAVADHLAEAQARLAAVALVHRRLYRDDQVESVDLARYVDELIADMKTSLGADWGAQMRLDLAPVLVPTDRAVNIGLILTELVINATKYAYGGGAGPLLIALEQHGTLLRLIVADEGRGKGQGEGFGSRMMAAMVQRLGGDIDYLDNAPGVRAIMTAPIAE; this is translated from the coding sequence ATGGCCACCGACCCGACCGATCTTCGGCATGACCTGACCGCCTGCGACCGCGAACCGATCCATGTGCCGGGCGCGATCCAGCCGCACGGGCTGTTGCTGATCGCGGCGGCGGACGGCGCGCACGAGATACTCGGGGGTGCCGGCGCGATCGAGGAACGGCTGGCGGTCGACTGGCTGGGTCGCCCCGCTGCCGACGTGCTGGGCTGCGCGATCGCCCCGCTGATCCAGGCGTTGCTGCCCGGTGGCCCGGACGGCGCGATGGTGCCCTTCGTCGCAGGGATGGGCGAGACGTTCGTGCCGACGCTGCACCGCGCCGGCCGCCACCTGTTGATCGAGCTCGAACCCGTCGCGACCGCCGCGGCGACGGCGACGTCGATGCTGACGTGGCTGGATGCGATGGCCGGCGGCTTCGAACGCGCCGCCGACCTGTCGGCATTGTACGATCGCGCCGCGAGGGCGTTCCGGACGCTGACCGGGTTCGACCGGGTGATGATCTACCGCTTCCTCGACGACGATGCCGGCTGCGTCGTCGCGGAGGATCGCGAACCGTCGCTGCACAGCTTCCTCAACCATCATTTCCCCGCAAGCGATATCCCGCGTCAGGCGCGCGCTTTGTACGTGCGCAATCGCACGCGCTCGATCCCCGACGCGGCTCATATCCCGCAACCGATCCGCCCTGCCGCGCTTGCCGGCATCGATCTCAGCGACGTGTCGTTGCGCAGCGTGTCGCCGATCCACGTCGATTATCTGCACAATATGGGCGTGCAGGCATCGGCCTCGATCTCGATCGTCAAGGACGGGCTGCTCTGGGGGCTCGTCGCCTGCCACCATATGACGCCGCGCCTGTTGCCGCCCGACGTGCGCAGCGCCGCCGCGACGCTGGCGAGCGGCCTTGCCCGCCAGATTCGCGCCAAGCAGGAGGCGGCGGCGTATCGCGAACGGCTGAGCCTGCGCGCGACCGAGGACAGCGTCGTGCCCAAGCTGCAGAACGACGTGCCGCTGACGGAGATCGTCGGCGTGGTGAAGGGCGACCTGCGCGCGATGCTGGGCGCCGACGGGTTTGCGATGGTCACGCGCACCACGATCGAGACGGACGGCCTCTGCCCCCCGCCCGCGGTGCTGGCGATGCTCGCGCGCTGGGCACAGGCGCGCGGCGGCGAGCCTGTGGCGACGCACGAGCTGGACACGATGCTGCCCGCGATGGCGGAGCATCGCGCGCTGGCCAGCGGCGTCATCGCCGTGCCGTTGGGCGACGAGGATGCGACGTTGCTGTGGCTGCGCGCCGAGCGGATCACCGAGGTCGAATGGGCGGGCAATCCACACAAGGCCGTCGCGCTTGCACCGGGCGAGCGACTGACGCCGCGTGCCTCGTTCGAGACGTGGAGCGAGACGGTACGCGGGCGTTCCCGGCGCTGGTCGCTGGAGGAGATCGAGGCCGCACACCGCCTGCGCCGGCGTTTCCAGGAGGCGCGCACCAGCCAGCAGCTGCGCACGCTCAACCGCGACCTCAACCGCATCCTGGTCGAGAAGGACGCGCTGATCGCGCAGAAGGACGTCCTGATGAAGGAGGTCAACCATCGCGTGCAGAACAGCCTGCAACTCGTCGCCTCGTTCCTGCGGCTGCAGGCAAAGACCGCGGGTGACGGCGCGGTCGCGGACCATCTGGCCGAAGCGCAGGCGCGCCTTGCCGCCGTCGCACTGGTCCATCGTCGCCTGTATCGCGACGACCAGGTCGAGAGCGTCGACCTGGCGCGTTACGTCGATGAACTCATCGCCGACATGAAGACCTCGCTCGGGGCGGACTGGGGCGCGCAGATGCGGCTGGATCTCGCGCCCGTGCTGGTGCCGACCGACCGTGCCGTCAACATCGGCCTGATCCTGACCGAACTCGTCATCAACGCGACCAAATACGCCTATGGCGGCGGGGCCGGTCCGCTGCTCATCGCGCTGGAGCAGCACGGTACGCTCTTGCGGCTGATCGTCGCCGACGAGGGGCGCGGCAAGGGTCAGGGCGAAGGTTTCGGCAGCCGGATGATGGCGGCGATGGTGCAGCGGCTGGGCGGTGACATCGACTATCTCGACAATGCGCCGGGCGTGCGCGCGATCATGACGGCGCCGATCGCGGAATAA
- a CDS encoding HD-GYP domain-containing protein → MSAKPDSGRYLRIQGRQAEVGMYVHALHCAWMDNPFWRKSFLLTDIGDRDRVRQSIPSITIDLAKGRGLTLAAASDLHGRPAPLDEPSLSAPAPVTRSRRRRPPSPLEAARATTERAVAGVTVLFGEARLGHAIRADQLLAIVDDLASAMMRDAGAMVTVTRMKDRDQYTYIHSVAVSALMMGLARQLDFGEEDVRVAGMAGLVHDIGKIQVPVAIVDKTGPLTPDELATMRRHPAMGHATLMELGGLDPRILDVCHAHHEKLDGSGYPNGLAGDALSVFARMAAICDVYDAVTSVRSYKRAWSPHDALAQMLEWHGHFDMAILHAFIASLDIQPLGALVRLRSNRLGVVVRDGETPATPVVRAFFDVPDHQHMRARDVRTEDDPIIRTERGEYWFGDRWPALHATLMEDLDVCPMTRAEPMETRR, encoded by the coding sequence ATGAGCGCAAAACCCGACAGTGGACGTTACCTTCGCATCCAGGGCCGGCAGGCAGAGGTGGGGATGTACGTCCACGCCCTCCACTGCGCCTGGATGGACAACCCGTTCTGGCGCAAGAGTTTTCTGTTGACCGACATCGGCGATCGCGACCGCGTACGCCAGTCGATCCCCAGCATCACGATCGACCTGGCAAAAGGCCGCGGGCTGACGCTTGCCGCCGCCAGCGACCTGCATGGGCGGCCCGCCCCGCTGGACGAACCGTCGCTTTCCGCACCCGCCCCCGTGACGCGCAGCCGTCGCCGTCGGCCCCCGTCGCCGCTGGAAGCCGCGCGGGCCACGACCGAACGGGCGGTGGCGGGCGTCACCGTGCTGTTCGGGGAGGCGCGGCTGGGCCATGCGATCCGGGCCGATCAGCTGCTCGCGATCGTCGACGATCTCGCCAGCGCGATGATGCGCGACGCGGGCGCGATGGTGACCGTGACGCGGATGAAGGACCGCGACCAATATACCTACATCCACTCCGTCGCGGTCAGCGCGCTGATGATGGGGCTGGCGCGGCAGCTGGACTTCGGCGAAGAGGACGTGCGCGTTGCGGGCATGGCCGGACTGGTCCATGACATCGGCAAGATCCAGGTGCCCGTCGCCATCGTCGACAAGACCGGGCCGTTGACGCCCGACGAACTGGCCACGATGCGGCGCCACCCCGCCATGGGCCATGCTACCCTGATGGAGTTGGGCGGGCTCGATCCGCGTATCCTGGACGTCTGCCACGCGCATCACGAGAAGCTGGACGGCTCGGGCTATCCCAATGGTCTTGCCGGCGATGCGTTGAGCGTCTTTGCGCGCATGGCGGCGATCTGCGACGTCTACGATGCCGTCACATCCGTCCGTTCGTACAAACGGGCATGGTCGCCGCACGATGCCCTGGCGCAGATGCTCGAATGGCATGGCCATTTCGACATGGCGATCCTGCACGCCTTCATCGCCAGCCTGGACATCCAGCCTTTGGGCGCGCTCGTCCGCCTCCGCTCGAACCGGCTGGGCGTGGTGGTCCGCGATGGCGAGACGCCGGCGACCCCCGTGGTGCGCGCGTTCTTCGACGTTCCCGACCACCAGCATATGCGCGCCCGCGACGTCCGCACGGAGGACGATCCGATCATCCGCACCGAGCGCGGCGAATATTGGTTCGGTGACCGCTGGCCCGCGCTGCATGCCACGCTGATGGAAGACCTCGACGTCTGCCCCATGACCCGCGCCGAACCGATGGAGACCCGCCGATGA
- a CDS encoding metallophosphoesterase family protein, with protein sequence MIRLFHVSDVHFGAEDPAALAWFEERVAAEKPDAVIMTGDLTMRATRREFERGGAWLQGLGVPVTLEVGNHDIPYYWDPFRRLLAPYQRYAAIERLIEHELDLPGVTVVPLKTTARAQWRWNWSKGRVSPGSLRRALAMIAAAPKGNIILVAAHHPLIEGGTKGTAKTRHGDGALTALAAAGAHAVLSGHVHDPFDVPIDRGGWIVRMIGAGTLSRRTRRTPASFNEIRIMDGRFETIARWQGDRPAAVITEDVRAGA encoded by the coding sequence ATGATCCGGCTTTTCCACGTCAGCGACGTTCATTTCGGGGCGGAGGACCCCGCCGCTCTCGCCTGGTTCGAGGAACGGGTTGCGGCGGAAAAACCCGACGCCGTCATCATGACCGGCGACCTGACCATGCGCGCGACGCGGCGCGAATTCGAGCGCGGCGGTGCGTGGCTGCAGGGGCTGGGCGTGCCGGTGACGCTGGAGGTCGGCAACCACGACATCCCTTATTACTGGGACCCGTTCCGCCGCCTGCTCGCCCCCTACCAGCGTTATGCCGCGATCGAGCGGCTGATCGAGCACGAGCTGGACCTGCCCGGCGTGACCGTGGTGCCGCTGAAGACGACCGCACGCGCGCAATGGCGCTGGAACTGGTCGAAGGGGCGGGTCAGCCCCGGATCGCTGCGCCGCGCGCTGGCGATGATCGCCGCCGCGCCGAAGGGCAACATCATCCTCGTCGCCGCCCATCACCCCCTGATCGAGGGCGGTACGAAGGGGACGGCGAAGACCCGGCACGGCGATGGCGCGCTCACTGCGCTGGCGGCGGCGGGCGCGCATGCGGTGCTGAGCGGCCATGTCCACGATCCGTTCGATGTGCCAATCGATCGGGGGGGCTGGATCGTGCGGATGATCGGCGCGGGCACGCTGTCGCGCCGCACCCGCCGTACGCCCGCGTCTTTCAACGAAATCCGCATCATGGACGGACGCTTCGAAACGATCGCCCGCTGGCAAGGGGATCGGCCCGCCGCCGTCATCACCGAGGATGTACGCGCCGGCGCGTGA